The Candidatus Manganitrophus noduliformans genome includes a window with the following:
- a CDS encoding tetratricopeptide repeat protein encodes MKSKRSHRLGVAGLVIVSFFLIGFVAALQPEPVPEEEVVFAQAAHLNNRGVELYRQGKIQEALSNFIVASEMDDTFWQGHYNCAVALIAMKNPREALHHLEMSIEIDPENPVSRRLYEDLYWRVEMTV; translated from the coding sequence ATGAAATCAAAAAGGAGTCATCGGCTCGGCGTGGCGGGATTGGTGATCGTCTCCTTCTTTCTAATCGGCTTTGTGGCTGCGCTTCAGCCGGAACCGGTTCCAGAGGAGGAGGTGGTCTTCGCCCAGGCAGCGCACCTGAACAACCGGGGGGTGGAGCTTTATCGACAAGGAAAAATCCAGGAAGCGCTTTCAAATTTCATCGTCGCCTCGGAGATGGACGATACCTTCTGGCAAGGCCACTACAACTGCGCGGTGGCATTAATTGCGATGAAAAATCCGAGGGAGGCGCTCCATCATCTGGAAATGTCGATCGAGATCGACCCGGAGAATCCGGTCTCCCGGCGTCTCTATGAAGATCTTTACTGGAGAGTCGAAATGACCGTCTAA
- the nirK gene encoding copper-containing nitrite reductase has product MRMTLRVILFVLWGTLTLSGPAGANEPIKIDPTSPPNVPPPLTRTMPANVVVSLETTEEKGTLADGVEYTFWTFGGSVPGPFIRIRVGDQVTLHLKNSEKSFLPHSIDLHAVNGPGGGAEATQVAPGETKTFRWKALNPGLYVYHCATPHIPTHVANGMYGLILVEPEGGLPKVDQEFYLLQSEFYTTGAFGEKGLQAFDLRNAREENPHYVVFNGRVGALSGERALKAKVGETVRLFIGNGGPNLTSAFHVIGEIFDRVYPEGAVGSPPQTNIQSTLIPPGGSAIVEFRVDVPGRYLLVDHAIFRAIDKGAVGVLEVSGPEVPEIFRPGK; this is encoded by the coding sequence ATGCGAATGACTCTTCGAGTAATCCTCTTTGTTTTGTGGGGGACCCTCACCTTATCGGGGCCGGCCGGAGCGAACGAACCGATCAAGATCGACCCGACGTCGCCGCCGAATGTTCCGCCGCCGCTCACCCGGACGATGCCGGCGAATGTCGTTGTTTCGCTTGAAACAACCGAGGAGAAAGGAACCCTGGCCGACGGGGTCGAATACACCTTCTGGACGTTCGGAGGGAGCGTTCCGGGTCCCTTCATCCGGATTCGTGTCGGCGATCAGGTGACGCTTCACCTCAAAAACAGCGAGAAAAGCTTCTTGCCCCATTCGATCGACCTCCATGCAGTCAATGGACCGGGCGGAGGCGCAGAGGCAACGCAGGTCGCCCCCGGAGAGACCAAAACATTCCGCTGGAAGGCGCTCAATCCCGGACTCTATGTTTATCACTGCGCCACACCGCACATCCCGACGCACGTCGCCAACGGAATGTACGGCCTGATCCTGGTCGAGCCGGAGGGGGGACTTCCCAAGGTCGATCAGGAATTCTATCTCCTTCAGAGCGAGTTTTATACCACCGGCGCCTTCGGGGAGAAGGGGCTGCAAGCTTTCGACCTCCGGAACGCCCGCGAAGAGAACCCGCACTATGTGGTCTTTAACGGAAGGGTCGGCGCCTTGAGCGGCGAGCGGGCGCTTAAGGCGAAGGTCGGAGAGACGGTCCGGCTCTTCATCGGAAACGGCGGACCGAACCTGACCTCGGCCTTTCATGTCATCGGAGAGATCTTCGACCGGGTCTATCCCGAAGGGGCGGTTGGAAGCCCCCCTCAGACGAACATTCAGAGCACGCTGATCCCCCCCGGGGGATCGGCCATCGTCGAATTCCGGGTCGATGTCCCCGGCCGATATCTCTTGGTCGATCATGCGATCTTCCGGGCCATCGACAAGGGGGCCGTCGGGGTATTGGAGGTCTCCGGCCCGGAAGTCCCGGAGATCTTCCGTCCGGGGAAATAA
- a CDS encoding c-type cytochrome — protein MRKRSLLIFTLLALFLTFAERASAADAAKIKQGEKLFAERQCTACHAIQGKGGPVGPDLTKVGSRRDEAWLKKFLPDPKSVAPETMMPPFRGTKEELDALVAYLLSLK, from the coding sequence ATGCGAAAACGATCTCTTTTGATCTTCACGTTGCTGGCGCTCTTTTTAACCTTCGCGGAGCGAGCCTCGGCCGCCGACGCGGCGAAAATAAAACAGGGGGAGAAGCTTTTTGCCGAGCGCCAATGCACCGCCTGCCATGCGATTCAGGGGAAAGGAGGACCGGTCGGCCCCGATCTTACCAAGGTCGGAAGCCGCCGGGACGAGGCGTGGCTCAAGAAGTTTCTTCCCGATCCGAAGTCGGTCGCACCGGAGACAATGATGCCCCCCTTCCGCGGAACGAAGGAAGAGCTGGATGCATTGGTGGCTTATCTCCTCTCGTTGAAGTGA